A genomic region of Oryza glaberrima chromosome 1, OglaRS2, whole genome shotgun sequence contains the following coding sequences:
- the LOC127769392 gene encoding uncharacterized protein LOC127769392 isoform X1 has translation MDALMKRSRAFAEAVVIMLCPVLLAIALHAVDLKSAEHGAAIPIAMLVMAAITMISGTFPFLALCFSKRFVANGGAWRLPTTATNCLVPFSCACLIVLACWIIRLIVSERWANVFPAIGGVLVLCILIRTVIYCRARIDHPVDDAEFDARLENSLEFLAGVTALLFLGLEGLALEGHSNGGQGGQQQQQQQHLALPLGVSFLACVFGVSLMLIEMIPPLPGAADNGDGDGYAFLMSNYTVIFDFAMAFAVSAVMWSIMHAIMELRALLLLLPLFLILLVRAYDVAVGADTGTGGGGGGGEDEKPASMELTKVAFTGFMAVSIPAVKTGSLCGSTDWFLIFAASAIISGFAWRLLTHAKMGTTANFASFCTHFCIAIATVPFTVIAVKALH, from the exons ATG GATGCTCTGATGAAACGCTCCCGCGCATtcgcggaggcggtggtgatCATGTTGTGCCCGGTGCTTCTCGCGATTGCGCTCCACGCGGTTGACCTGAAGAGCGCTGAGCACGGGGCGGCCATCCCGATCGCCATGCTTGTCATGGCAGCCATCACGATGATATCTGGCACCTTCCCCTTCCTCGCACTCTGCTTCTCCAAGAGGTTCGTCGCCAATGGTGGCGCGTGGAGGCTCCCTACAACGGCGACCAACTGCCTGGTCCCGTTCTCCTGTGCGTGCCTCATCGTCCTCGCGTGCTGGATCATACGCCTCATCGTCTCCGAGCGCTGGGCCAACGTCTTCCCCGCCATTGGAGGCGTGCTCGTGCTCTGCATCCTGATCCGTACTGTCATCTACTGCCGTGCACGGATTGACCACCCGGTTGACGATGCTGAGTTTGATGCTAGGCTGGAGAACTCGCTGGAGTTCTTGGCCGGCGTCACGGCGCTGCTGTTCTTGGGGCTGGAAGGGCTCGCGCTGGAGGGACATAGCAATGGCGGACAGggagggcagcagcagcagcagcagcagcatctcgCGTTGCCTCTTGGAGTTAGCTTCCTCGCTTGCGTGTTCGGCGTGTCTCTGATGCTCATCGAGATGATCCCGCCTCTTCCGGGTGCAGCTGAcaacggcgatggcgatggctaTGCTTTCCTAATGTCCAATTACACCGTGATATTTGACTTCGCCATGGCTTTCGCCGTCTCGGCGGTCATGTGGTCCATCATGCACGCGATCATGGAGCTGCGGGCGCTCCTGCTGCTGTTACCGCTCTTCCTCATCTTGCTGGTGCGTGCATACGATGTCGCTGTCGGCGCCGACACtggcaccggcggcggtggcggtggcggagaggatGAGAAGCCGGCGTCGATGGAGCTGACCAAGGTCGCGTTCACCGGGTTTATGGCTGTGTCAATACCAGCTGTCAAGACTGGCTCGCTCTGCGGCTCCACCGACTGGTTTCTCATCTTTGCGGCATCGGCCATTATTTCAGGCTTCGCTTGGAGGCTCCTGACGCACGCCAAGATGGGGACGACGGCCAACTTCGCTTCCTTCTGCACACATTTCTGCATTGCCATTGCAACGGTGCCATTCACCGTTATAGCCGTCAAGGCTCTGCACTGA
- the LOC127769392 gene encoding uncharacterized protein LOC127769392 isoform X2, translating into MKRSRAFAEAVVIMLCPVLLAIALHAVDLKSAEHGAAIPIAMLVMAAITMISGTFPFLALCFSKRFVANGGAWRLPTTATNCLVPFSCACLIVLACWIIRLIVSERWANVFPAIGGVLVLCILIRTVIYCRARIDHPVDDAEFDARLENSLEFLAGVTALLFLGLEGLALEGHSNGGQGGQQQQQQQHLALPLGVSFLACVFGVSLMLIEMIPPLPGAADNGDGDGYAFLMSNYTVIFDFAMAFAVSAVMWSIMHAIMELRALLLLLPLFLILLVRAYDVAVGADTGTGGGGGGGEDEKPASMELTKVAFTGFMAVSIPAVKTGSLCGSTDWFLIFAASAIISGFAWRLLTHAKMGTTANFASFCTHFCIAIATVPFTVIAVKALH; encoded by the coding sequence ATGAAACGCTCCCGCGCATtcgcggaggcggtggtgatCATGTTGTGCCCGGTGCTTCTCGCGATTGCGCTCCACGCGGTTGACCTGAAGAGCGCTGAGCACGGGGCGGCCATCCCGATCGCCATGCTTGTCATGGCAGCCATCACGATGATATCTGGCACCTTCCCCTTCCTCGCACTCTGCTTCTCCAAGAGGTTCGTCGCCAATGGTGGCGCGTGGAGGCTCCCTACAACGGCGACCAACTGCCTGGTCCCGTTCTCCTGTGCGTGCCTCATCGTCCTCGCGTGCTGGATCATACGCCTCATCGTCTCCGAGCGCTGGGCCAACGTCTTCCCCGCCATTGGAGGCGTGCTCGTGCTCTGCATCCTGATCCGTACTGTCATCTACTGCCGTGCACGGATTGACCACCCGGTTGACGATGCTGAGTTTGATGCTAGGCTGGAGAACTCGCTGGAGTTCTTGGCCGGCGTCACGGCGCTGCTGTTCTTGGGGCTGGAAGGGCTCGCGCTGGAGGGACATAGCAATGGCGGACAGggagggcagcagcagcagcagcagcagcatctcgCGTTGCCTCTTGGAGTTAGCTTCCTCGCTTGCGTGTTCGGCGTGTCTCTGATGCTCATCGAGATGATCCCGCCTCTTCCGGGTGCAGCTGAcaacggcgatggcgatggctaTGCTTTCCTAATGTCCAATTACACCGTGATATTTGACTTCGCCATGGCTTTCGCCGTCTCGGCGGTCATGTGGTCCATCATGCACGCGATCATGGAGCTGCGGGCGCTCCTGCTGCTGTTACCGCTCTTCCTCATCTTGCTGGTGCGTGCATACGATGTCGCTGTCGGCGCCGACACtggcaccggcggcggtggcggtggcggagaggatGAGAAGCCGGCGTCGATGGAGCTGACCAAGGTCGCGTTCACCGGGTTTATGGCTGTGTCAATACCAGCTGTCAAGACTGGCTCGCTCTGCGGCTCCACCGACTGGTTTCTCATCTTTGCGGCATCGGCCATTATTTCAGGCTTCGCTTGGAGGCTCCTGACGCACGCCAAGATGGGGACGACGGCCAACTTCGCTTCCTTCTGCACACATTTCTGCATTGCCATTGCAACGGTGCCATTCACCGTTATAGCCGTCAAGGCTCTGCACTGA
- the LOC127759812 gene encoding uncharacterized protein LOC127759812, whose product MKPKGVSMSLLHFIPAAGGFLNFQVEPLLTAGDEHRVHTYIMRIILVVIWSLNMLSYVVLDLPVPHFKSLFVEHPNARVYIDTAVVVVISYVSLLVINVNFIVLAVFPFIALAFIGALGRGSAMRGRVNGGEPGTSSSTGVAHEEGKTTTEEAEQLKAISVVPYWVLCAMGHFRTESLAVSQFLLFLATTLGALMLMLKRLTAGGVAPGVVAASELLRKASLVVLLVTVHAMAAELLGEDVVLLFVPELVPALLWFSLNIDRGSQVITVDEIKSHRNGLVLLGAVAAAGFAYLAFSMDRSGVSRCMMMTSVSCGVSGLLVYSVVFMLHQWPARGTATGISSTVSYLEKAIKLLKFWANLLLFAAAALLVPTSVAAVRLVLHEHAVHALLKFLKEYYV is encoded by the coding sequence ATGAAGCCGAAAGGTGTAAGCATGTCGCTGCTGCACTTCATACCAGCCGCCGGCGGTTTTCTGAATTTCCAGGTGGAACCATTGCtaacggccggcgacgagcacaGGGTCCATACCTACATCATGCGAATAATTCTGGTAGTCATCTGGTCTCTGAACATGCTCTCCTACGTTGTTCTTGATCTTCCGGTGCCGCATTTCAAGTCGCTGTTCGTGGAGCACCCCAACGCCAGGGTCTACATAGACACGGCCGTCGTCGTGGTGATTTCCTACGTGTCGCTGCTCGTGATCAACGTGAATTTCATCGTCCTCGCCGTCTTCCCTTTCATCGCGCTCGCCTTCATCGGCGCACTGGGGAGGGGCAGCGCGATGCGCGGCCGTGTCAACGGCGGCGAGCCTGGCACAAGCAGCTCTACCGGCGTAGCCCATGAAGAAGGCAAGACGACTACGGAGGAAGCCGAGCAGCTGAAGGCGATATCGGTTGTGCCGTACTGGGTGCTATGCGCGATGGGTCACTTCCGCACCGAGAGTCTCGCCGTCTCCcagttcctcctcttcctcgccacAACCCTGGGCGCGCTCATGCTCATGCTGAAGAGGCTGACCGCCGGAGGCGTGGCTCCCGGCGTCGTGGCGGCGTCGGAGCTGCTGCGCAAGGCCTCGCTCGTGGTGCTCCTGGTGACCGTGCACGCGATGGCCGCAGAGTTGCTCGGCGAGGACGTCGTGCTGCTCTTCGTGCCGGAGCTTGTCCCCGCACTCCTCTGGTTCAGCCTTAACATCGACCGTGGCAGCCAGGTTATCACCGTGGACGAGATCAAATCGCACAGAAATGGACTCGTCTTGCTCGGCGCAGTAGCAGCGGCCGGCTTCGCGTACCTGGCCTTCTCCATGGATAGGTCTGGTGTCTCCAGGTGTATGATGATGACTTCGGTGTCTTGCGGTGTCTCGGGGCTTCTAGTGTACTCCGTTGTGTTTATGCTGCATCAGTGGCCAGCACGGGGCACGGCCACGGGCATCAGTAGTACCGTCTCTTATTTGGAGAAGGCCATCAAGCTGCTCAAGTTTTGGGCAAACCTTCTACTATTTGCAGCGGCTGCGTTACTGGTACCAACATCGGTGGCGGCTGTGCGCTTAGTCCTGCATGAACATGCGGTTCATGCACTGCTTAAATTTCTGAAAGAGTACTACGTCTAA